In Streptomyces chartreusis, the following proteins share a genomic window:
- a CDS encoding AzlD domain-containing protein, which produces MNATVAVILVLAVGTYAFRLVGPALHGRVELPDRVQELLSAAAVVLLVALLATGALTEGGGFAGWARPAGVLVGGVLAWRRAPFPVVVLGAAGAAALLRAAGLA; this is translated from the coding sequence GTGAACGCCACGGTCGCCGTGATCCTGGTGCTGGCGGTGGGGACGTATGCCTTCCGGCTGGTCGGGCCGGCGCTGCACGGGCGGGTCGAACTCCCGGACCGGGTACAGGAGTTGCTGTCGGCCGCCGCGGTGGTGCTGCTGGTGGCGCTGCTGGCGACGGGGGCGCTGACGGAGGGCGGCGGCTTCGCGGGGTGGGCGCGGCCGGCCGGAGTGCTGGTCGGGGGCGTCCTCGCGTGGCGGCGGGCGCCGTTCCCGGTCGTGGTGCTGGGGGCGGCCGGGGCGGCGGCGCTGCTGCGGGCGGCGGGCCTGGCGTGA
- a CDS encoding cold-shock protein — protein sequence MATGTVKWFNAEKGFGFIAQEGGGPDVFVHYSAINASGFRSLEENQQVSFDVTQGPKGPQAENVTPV from the coding sequence ATGGCTACCGGAACCGTGAAGTGGTTCAACGCCGAAAAGGGCTTTGGCTTCATCGCCCAGGAAGGCGGCGGCCCCGACGTCTTCGTTCACTACTCCGCGATCAACGCGAGCGGCTTCCGTTCGCTGGAGGAGAACCAGCAGGTCTCCTTCGACGTGACCCAGGGCCCGAAGGGCCCGCAGGCGGAGAACGTCACCCCCGTCTGA
- a CDS encoding helix-turn-helix domain-containing protein, translated as MSEPLAWIAVALRRERTRAGLSLSELAKRAGIAKSTLSQLEAGGGNPSVETLWALGVALGVPFSVLVEPPAPAVQVIRAGEGPTVASERADFVATLLSASPPGARRDIYHLSAEPGPPRESDPHIPGTVEHLIVSTGRVKAGPRGDEAELGPGDYMSYRGDVPHSYGALAPGTTFVLVMQHI; from the coding sequence ATGAGCGAGCCCCTCGCGTGGATCGCCGTCGCCCTGCGCCGCGAGCGCACCCGGGCCGGGCTGTCGCTGTCGGAGCTGGCCAAGCGGGCCGGGATCGCGAAGTCCACGCTGTCCCAGCTGGAGGCGGGCGGCGGAAACCCCAGCGTGGAGACGCTGTGGGCACTGGGGGTCGCGCTCGGTGTGCCGTTCAGCGTGCTGGTCGAGCCGCCGGCGCCGGCCGTGCAGGTGATCCGTGCGGGTGAAGGGCCCACGGTGGCCTCGGAGCGGGCGGACTTCGTGGCCACGCTGCTCTCCGCGAGCCCGCCCGGCGCGCGCCGGGACATCTACCACCTGAGCGCGGAGCCGGGCCCGCCCCGGGAGTCGGACCCGCACATTCCGGGGACCGTGGAGCATCTGATCGTCAGCACCGGCCGGGTGAAGGCGGGTCCCCGGGGCGACGAGGCCGAGCTCGGTCCCGGCGACTACATGTCGTACCGGGGGGATGTGCCGCACTCCTACGGGGCGCTCGCGCCCGGAACCACGTTCGTGCTGGTCATGCAGCACATCTGA
- a CDS encoding class I SAM-dependent DNA methyltransferase has product MTDSDFLATTRTFYDAIAEDYAVLFQDELANRPLERAILTLFAELVDGDGPVADLGCGPGRTTARLAALGLPVYGVDLSESMLAIARRENPELRFEQGSMLELDLPDGTLAGALSFYSSIHTPVERLPALFAEFHRVLAPGAPLLVAFQAGDEHRHHDRPFGHPVALTFQRRRPEHIAGLLTAAGFALVSRTVREPDPALDETSQQAFLIARKPE; this is encoded by the coding sequence ATGACCGACTCCGACTTTCTGGCCACCACACGCACCTTCTACGACGCCATCGCCGAGGACTACGCGGTCCTCTTCCAGGACGAGCTCGCGAACAGGCCCCTGGAGCGGGCGATCCTCACCCTGTTCGCCGAACTCGTCGACGGGGACGGGCCGGTGGCCGACCTGGGCTGCGGACCGGGCCGTACGACAGCGCGCCTCGCCGCGCTGGGGCTGCCCGTGTACGGGGTCGACCTGTCGGAGTCGATGCTCGCGATCGCCCGCCGCGAGAACCCGGAGCTGCGGTTCGAGCAGGGCTCGATGCTGGAGCTCGACCTGCCCGACGGCACGCTGGCCGGCGCGCTGTCCTTCTACTCCTCCATCCACACACCCGTGGAGCGACTGCCCGCTCTGTTCGCCGAGTTCCACCGGGTGCTGGCGCCGGGCGCGCCGCTGCTCGTCGCCTTCCAGGCCGGCGACGAACACCGGCACCACGACCGGCCCTTCGGCCACCCGGTCGCGCTCACCTTCCAGCGGCGGCGGCCCGAGCACATCGCCGGGCTGCTGACGGCGGCAGGCTTCGCCCTCGTCTCCCGGACCGTCCGCGAGCCGGACCCGGCGCTCGACGAGACCTCGCAGCAGGCGTTCCTGATCGCCAGAAAGCCCGAGTAA
- a CDS encoding serine/threonine-protein kinase, which yields MQPLGVDEPTVVGPYRLLGRLGSGGMGRVYLGRSAGGRTVAVKIVHPHFALDEEFRARFRREVEAARRVGGAWTAPVLDADPEAPVPWVATAYAAGPSLTSAVADSGALPPHSVRALGAGLAEALAAVHELGLVHRDVKPSNVLLTLDGPLLIDFGIARAMDGTASLTSTGVSIGSPGYMSPEQILGKGATGAADVFSLGAVLAYAATGEPPFSGDSSAALLYKVVHEEPELDALDGELRELVAACLVKDPGARPAPGEVARRLAPQGAARLVAGGWLPGPLVEQVSRGAVRLLNLEAGEDVSSGPVRFDLPSVGAVETTAGGEAAGRATVGEFGPPPVMGGPATPTPMPMPMPSTPFTPVSAPPVAPPSSPAAVPEPRDAPPPQDAVPGSEHRPGKLAVSVAASSTPGEGGRGRRMSCTVALAVAGALAAVTVGSVFVFELLPGGEKDSASGDTGAASSQAPQESDAPAGSAVPDRYLGTWEGKATVLDGALPAGTFRLTVHKADVGDEVGTLRQADLLGGACNDVLTLKKASAKELVVTSVGRRSNHGGCNPTPHTVRITPSGDDLVYRSESDDEGNPEARLSKVQR from the coding sequence ATGCAGCCGCTCGGAGTTGACGAGCCCACGGTCGTCGGACCGTACCGGCTGCTCGGCCGGCTCGGTTCCGGCGGCATGGGGCGGGTGTACCTGGGGCGCAGCGCGGGCGGCCGCACGGTCGCCGTCAAGATCGTGCACCCCCACTTCGCCCTCGACGAGGAGTTCCGCGCGCGCTTCCGCCGGGAGGTGGAGGCGGCCCGCCGGGTGGGCGGCGCGTGGACGGCACCCGTCCTGGACGCCGATCCGGAGGCGCCGGTGCCGTGGGTGGCCACGGCGTACGCGGCGGGTCCCTCGCTGACGTCCGCCGTCGCGGACTCGGGCGCGCTGCCGCCCCATTCGGTACGAGCGCTCGGCGCGGGTCTCGCGGAGGCGCTGGCGGCGGTGCACGAACTGGGCCTGGTGCACCGGGACGTGAAGCCGTCGAACGTCCTGCTCACCCTCGACGGACCCCTGCTCATCGACTTCGGCATCGCCCGCGCCATGGACGGCACCGCGTCCCTGACGTCGACCGGCGTCTCGATCGGCTCCCCGGGCTACATGTCGCCCGAGCAGATCCTCGGCAAGGGGGCCACGGGAGCGGCGGACGTCTTCTCGCTGGGTGCCGTGCTGGCGTACGCGGCGACCGGGGAGCCGCCGTTCTCCGGGGACTCGTCGGCGGCACTCCTCTACAAGGTCGTCCACGAGGAGCCCGAACTCGACGCGCTGGACGGTGAGCTGCGGGAGCTGGTGGCGGCCTGCCTGGTGAAGGACCCGGGCGCCCGGCCCGCACCCGGTGAGGTGGCCCGGCGGCTGGCTCCGCAGGGCGCGGCCCGCCTGGTCGCGGGCGGCTGGCTGCCGGGGCCGCTGGTGGAGCAGGTCAGCCGCGGTGCGGTGCGGCTGCTCAATCTGGAGGCGGGGGAGGACGTCTCGTCGGGGCCCGTCCGATTCGACCTGCCCTCGGTCGGGGCCGTGGAGACGACGGCCGGCGGTGAGGCGGCCGGGCGGGCGACGGTGGGGGAGTTCGGCCCGCCACCGGTTATGGGAGGTCCCGCCACGCCGACGCCCATGCCCATGCCCATGCCTTCCACGCCTTTCACGCCGGTGTCCGCACCGCCCGTTGCCCCGCCCTCGTCACCCGCTGCCGTACCGGAACCGCGTGACGCGCCGCCGCCGCAGGACGCCGTACCCGGCTCCGAGCACCGGCCCGGCAAGCTCGCCGTGTCCGTCGCCGCGTCCTCGACGCCCGGGGAGGGCGGCCGTGGGCGGCGGATGAGCTGCACGGTGGCGCTGGCCGTCGCGGGTGCGCTGGCGGCCGTGACCGTGGGGTCGGTGTTCGTGTTCGAGCTGCTGCCCGGCGGGGAGAAGGACTCCGCGAGCGGGGACACCGGAGCCGCGTCGTCCCAGGCGCCCCAGGAGTCCGACGCCCCGGCCGGGAGCGCGGTGCCGGACCGCTACCTCGGTACCTGGGAGGGCAAGGCCACCGTCCTGGACGGCGCCCTGCCCGCCGGCACCTTCCGGCTCACCGTGCACAAGGCCGACGTCGGCGACGAGGTGGGCACCCTCCGGCAGGCCGACCTGCTCGGCGGTGCCTGCAACGACGTACTGACCCTGAAGAAGGCCTCGGCGAAGGAGCTCGTCGTGACGTCCGTGGGCCGCAGGTCGAACCACGGCGGCTGCAACCCGACCCCGCACACCGTCCGGATCACACCCTCCGGCGACGACCTCGTGTACCGGTCGGAGAGCGACGACGAGGGCAATCCCGAGGCACGCCTGTCGAAGGTCCAGCGGTGA
- a CDS encoding AzlC family ABC transporter permease, producing MMAPLVRDSALVWLASGVVGVSFGAISVAGGLPVWVPVAMSLIVYAGSAQFSAVGVLLAGGGPLAAAATGLLLNTRTAAFSLAVADVLGGRSRLARFLGAHLVTDETVAFTLAQPDPVRRRAAFWVNGLGLFAAWNIGVLAGALAGTALGDTARYGLDAAFPAVLVALVLPTLRTDARIRRCALLGAALALAVTPAVPAGVPVLLALAGLVRYGRKEGAA from the coding sequence ATGATGGCACCTCTGGTGCGCGACAGTGCGCTCGTCTGGCTGGCGAGCGGTGTCGTCGGCGTCTCCTTCGGCGCGATCTCGGTCGCCGGCGGGCTGCCGGTCTGGGTGCCGGTGGCGATGTCGCTGATCGTGTACGCGGGGTCGGCGCAGTTCAGCGCGGTCGGCGTGCTGCTCGCCGGGGGCGGGCCGCTCGCCGCGGCGGCCACCGGACTGCTGCTGAACACGCGCACGGCGGCCTTCAGCCTCGCCGTCGCCGACGTCCTCGGCGGCCGGAGCCGGCTCGCCCGTTTCCTCGGCGCCCACCTCGTCACCGACGAGACGGTGGCCTTCACGCTCGCCCAGCCCGATCCGGTGCGGCGCCGGGCGGCGTTCTGGGTGAACGGGCTCGGTCTGTTCGCCGCCTGGAACATCGGTGTCCTGGCCGGTGCGCTGGCCGGGACCGCGCTCGGCGACACGGCGAGGTACGGCCTCGACGCCGCCTTCCCGGCCGTCCTGGTGGCACTGGTCCTGCCCACCCTGCGCACGGACGCCCGCATCCGCCGGTGCGCGCTGCTCGGCGCCGCACTGGCCCTGGCCGTGACACCGGCCGTCCCCGCGGGGGTGCCGGTGCTGCTGGCGCTGGCGGGGCTGGTCCGGTACGGCCGCAAGGAGGGGGCGGCGTGA
- a CDS encoding menaquinone biosynthetic enzyme MqnA/MqnD family protein produces MDNSRTRPRVGHIQFLNCLPLYWGLARTGTLLDFELTKDTPEKLSERLVRGDLDIGPITLVEFLRNADDLVAFPDIAVGCDGPVMSCVIVSQVPLDELDGARVALGSTSRTSVRLAQLLLAERYGVQPDYYTCPPDLSLMMQEAEAAVLIGDAALRANLLDGPRYGLEVHDLGALWKEWTGLPFVFAVWAARRDYLEREPVITRRVHEAFLDSRNLSLEEVSKVAEQAARWEAFDEQVLERYFTTLDFRFGGPQLAAVAEFARRVGPTTGFPADVKVDLLQP; encoded by the coding sequence GTGGACAATTCTCGCACCCGGCCGCGCGTAGGCCACATCCAGTTCCTGAACTGCCTGCCCCTTTACTGGGGGCTCGCGAGAACGGGCACCCTGCTCGACTTCGAGCTCACCAAGGACACCCCCGAGAAGCTGAGCGAGCGGCTCGTGCGGGGAGACCTCGACATCGGCCCGATCACCCTGGTCGAGTTCCTGCGCAACGCCGACGACCTGGTCGCCTTCCCCGACATCGCTGTGGGCTGCGACGGCCCGGTGATGTCCTGCGTGATCGTCTCGCAGGTCCCGCTGGACGAACTGGACGGCGCCCGCGTCGCCCTCGGCTCGACCTCGCGCACCTCGGTCCGGCTGGCCCAGCTGCTGCTCGCCGAGCGCTACGGCGTCCAGCCCGACTACTACACCTGCCCGCCCGACCTCAGCCTGATGATGCAGGAGGCCGAGGCCGCCGTACTCATCGGGGACGCCGCGCTGCGGGCGAACCTGCTGGACGGGCCGCGCTACGGCCTCGAGGTGCACGACCTCGGCGCGCTGTGGAAGGAGTGGACCGGCCTGCCCTTCGTCTTCGCCGTCTGGGCGGCGCGCCGGGACTATCTGGAGCGCGAACCGGTCATCACCCGCCGGGTCCACGAGGCGTTCCTCGACTCCCGCAACCTCTCCCTGGAAGAGGTGAGCAAGGTCGCCGAGCAGGCGGCCCGCTGGGAGGCCTTCGACGAGCAGGTCCTGGAGCGGTACTTCACCACCCTCGATTTCCGGTTCGGCGGCCCGCAGCTGGCCGCGGTCGCGGAGTTCGCGCGAAGGGTGGGGCCGACCACCGGATTCCCGGCGGATGTGAAGGTCGATCTGCTCCAGCCGTAA